One genomic segment of Candidatus Eisenbacteria bacterium includes these proteins:
- a CDS encoding helix-hairpin-helix domain-containing protein, which yields MVEALRARVDLNRDGAPALETLPGIGPKKARLIVEWREAHGPFRSLGDLDRVPGIGRKTIERIAPLVTIEDRTAGSEGGSASGGREADAGRETSGKDDGLGSRGSSSSLGASHSGAIPEAPEAEGVLGRSDG from the coding sequence ATGGTCGAGGCGCTGCGCGCGCGGGTCGATTTGAACCGAGACGGCGCCCCCGCGCTGGAGACGCTCCCCGGGATCGGTCCGAAGAAGGCGCGCCTCATCGTCGAGTGGCGCGAGGCGCACGGGCCGTTCCGATCGCTCGGCGACCTGGACCGGGTGCCCGGAATCGGGCGGAAGACGATCGAGAGGATCGCGCCGCTCGTGACAATCGAGGATCGAACGGCCGGAAGCGAGGGTGGAAGCGCTTCGGGCGGTCGGGAGGCGGATGCCGGCCGGGAAACGAGCGGAAAGGACGATGGGCTTGGATCTCGCGGATCTTCTTCTTCGCTCGGAGCGTCTCACTCCGGAGCAATTCCAGAAGCTCCGGAAGCAGAGGGAGTCCTCGGGCGATCCGACGGATAG
- the pilB gene encoding type IV-A pilus assembly ATPase PilB: MGLDLADLLLRSERLTPEQFQKLRKQRESSGDPTDSCLVKLGLLSEQDLLDFLSAQFKLPPADLRALEADRAVLDLVPHEICSRFNVIPIRRQGRTLQLAMADPTNIYAVEDIKFLTGLEIQPVVAVESKIREAIGAYYDNSSEALENLMKDFEEEDVEVLDSQVEPDAGVSVDEASDAPVVKLVNSMIAEAVHRRASDIHIEPFEKQLRVRFRIDGTLYTVMGPPIRMKNAIASRVKIMASLDIAEKRTPQDGNIKIRLHDKTVDLRVSTLPTVFGEKVVMRVLDQSNLSVDLSKLGFEELARRNFERAIRSPWGMVLVTGPTGSGKTTTLYSALSTVNTPDTNILTAEDPVEYNLEGINQVGINEAAGLTFASALRSFLRQDPNIIMVGEIRDLETAGIAVKAALTGHLVLSTLHTNDAPSTINRLIDMGVEPFLVSSSVRLILAQRLIRRTCARCAEEIEPHPEALAELGVTEAWASKISFKKGKGCDACNGSGYSGRQGLFEVMPITPAVSRMILDRRSADEIRDRAVEEGMLTLRQDGIRKIEKGITTIEEVLRETSAA, from the coding sequence ATGGGCTTGGATCTCGCGGATCTTCTTCTTCGCTCGGAGCGTCTCACTCCGGAGCAATTCCAGAAGCTCCGGAAGCAGAGGGAGTCCTCGGGCGATCCGACGGATAGCTGCCTGGTCAAGCTGGGGCTCTTGTCCGAGCAGGACCTCCTCGATTTCCTCAGCGCGCAGTTCAAGCTGCCGCCCGCGGACCTTCGCGCGCTCGAGGCGGACCGGGCGGTCCTCGACCTCGTTCCGCACGAGATCTGCTCCCGTTTCAACGTGATCCCGATTCGGAGGCAAGGCCGGACCCTCCAGCTCGCGATGGCCGACCCGACGAACATCTACGCGGTGGAGGACATCAAGTTCCTCACCGGGCTCGAGATCCAGCCGGTGGTGGCGGTCGAATCGAAGATCCGCGAGGCGATCGGAGCGTACTACGACAACTCGTCCGAAGCGCTCGAGAACCTCATGAAGGACTTCGAGGAGGAGGACGTCGAGGTCCTCGACTCGCAGGTCGAGCCGGACGCTGGGGTCTCCGTCGATGAGGCCTCCGACGCGCCCGTGGTCAAGCTCGTCAACTCGATGATCGCCGAGGCGGTTCACCGGAGAGCGAGCGACATCCACATCGAGCCGTTCGAGAAGCAGCTCCGTGTCCGTTTCCGGATCGACGGGACCCTCTACACCGTGATGGGCCCGCCCATCCGGATGAAGAACGCGATCGCTTCACGCGTGAAGATCATGGCCTCTCTCGACATCGCCGAGAAGAGGACGCCGCAGGACGGCAACATCAAGATCCGCCTGCACGACAAGACGGTCGATCTTCGCGTGTCGACCCTTCCGACGGTTTTCGGGGAAAAGGTGGTGATGCGCGTTCTCGACCAGTCGAACCTGAGCGTCGATCTCTCGAAGCTCGGATTCGAGGAGCTCGCGCGGCGGAACTTCGAGCGCGCGATCCGGTCGCCGTGGGGAATGGTCCTCGTGACCGGGCCGACCGGGAGCGGGAAGACGACAACCCTCTACTCGGCCCTCTCGACGGTGAACACGCCGGACACGAACATCCTGACCGCCGAGGACCCGGTCGAGTACAACCTCGAAGGGATCAATCAGGTGGGGATCAACGAGGCGGCCGGCCTCACGTTCGCCTCGGCGCTCCGCTCGTTTCTCCGGCAGGACCCGAACATCATCATGGTCGGCGAGATCCGCGACCTCGAGACGGCCGGCATCGCGGTGAAGGCGGCGCTCACCGGGCACCTCGTGCTCTCGACGCTGCACACGAACGACGCGCCGAGCACGATCAATCGTCTCATCGACATGGGGGTGGAGCCCTTCCTGGTTTCGTCCTCCGTGCGGCTCATTCTCGCCCAGCGTCTCATCCGCCGAACGTGCGCGCGGTGCGCCGAGGAGATCGAGCCGCACCCGGAGGCGCTCGCCGAGCTCGGCGTCACGGAAGCGTGGGCTTCGAAGATCTCCTTCAAGAAGGGGAAAGGGTGCGACGCCTGCAACGGGTCGGGGTATTCGGGAAGGCAGGGGCTCTTCGAGGTGATGCCGATCACGCCCGCGGTCTCGCGGATGATCCTGGATCGCCGTTCGGCGGACGAGATTCGGGACCGGGCGGTGGAGGAAGGGATGCTCACGCTTCGCCAGGACGGCATCCGCAAGATCGAAAAGGGAATCACGACGATCGAGGAAGTTCTCCGGGAGACGTCCGCGGCTTGA
- a CDS encoding PAS domain S-box protein, with protein MERADRERDEASVRRSLRALVALRLVVVSAILGLGIFFLRGDGGLERWNRPFFAMLGITVLLSAVYWAGVKRGRNFRFQAVLQLLVDIGLATGIIHYTGDFASPFALLYILIISAGSRFLLLRGTILIALLCAAVHGAHLSLHLVFGGERIVELAGLFPPAASAEEGSRLFALQIGLYTITFFLLAVVSGYLSVRVYRGGEALAAVRTRLRRACLNTDQIVGSLSSGLLTVDEAGRIVHFNRTAEKITGLEARTVLGRPFEEDLEKASPPLVTLLRGILSGWGDVLRQETTLVSASGEMVPIGMSASPLRDETGNVAGVVCIFQDLTDVRRMEEHVRHVDRLAAIGELSAGIAHEIRNPLATISGSVQVLQAELSVGGENARLLEIVVRESDRLHRIVEDFLSFARTGPTERRPVDITALLEEIRDLAAAHPKRGSGVTIRFDPPGERFTVRGDAEQLRRVLLNLVTNALEAMGERGTLAVRTQAVRAFQASPENDPVSAVALSVSDTGPGIGARARADLFRPFFTTKKGGVGLGLPLAQKIVVSHQGKIDVRSDHEGTTFTVLLPREETAVRSGARPAAESPCGASARTIGTGKKNEESPS; from the coding sequence TTGGAACGCGCGGATCGGGAAAGAGACGAGGCGTCGGTCAGGCGTTCGCTCCGGGCGCTCGTCGCGCTTCGGCTCGTCGTGGTATCGGCCATCCTCGGGCTCGGGATCTTCTTCCTTCGCGGAGACGGGGGTCTCGAGAGGTGGAACAGGCCCTTCTTCGCCATGCTGGGGATCACGGTCCTTCTCTCCGCCGTCTACTGGGCGGGCGTGAAGAGGGGGAGAAACTTCCGGTTTCAGGCGGTTCTCCAGCTCCTCGTAGACATCGGGCTCGCGACCGGAATCATCCACTACACGGGGGATTTCGCCTCCCCCTTTGCACTCCTTTATATCTTGATCATCTCGGCCGGCTCCCGTTTTCTCCTTCTCCGGGGAACAATCCTGATCGCGCTCCTCTGCGCGGCGGTTCACGGGGCGCATCTTTCTCTCCACCTCGTCTTCGGCGGGGAGAGGATCGTGGAGCTCGCCGGGCTCTTCCCGCCGGCCGCGTCGGCGGAGGAGGGAAGCCGCCTTTTCGCGCTCCAGATCGGTCTCTACACGATCACGTTCTTTCTCCTCGCTGTCGTATCGGGATATCTCTCTGTGCGCGTTTATCGCGGGGGCGAAGCGCTCGCCGCCGTGCGAACACGCCTCCGCCGCGCCTGCCTCAACACCGACCAGATCGTGGGGAGCCTCTCGAGCGGCCTTCTCACGGTGGACGAGGCGGGGAGGATCGTGCACTTCAATCGGACGGCCGAGAAGATCACAGGTCTCGAGGCACGCACCGTGCTCGGGAGGCCTTTCGAGGAGGATCTGGAGAAGGCGTCGCCGCCCCTCGTCACGCTCCTCAGGGGGATTCTCTCCGGTTGGGGCGACGTGCTGCGGCAGGAAACGACGCTCGTCTCCGCATCCGGGGAGATGGTGCCGATCGGCATGAGCGCGTCGCCGCTTCGCGACGAGACGGGAAACGTGGCGGGGGTCGTCTGCATCTTTCAGGATCTCACGGACGTGCGAAGGATGGAGGAGCATGTGCGTCACGTCGATCGTCTGGCGGCGATCGGGGAGTTGTCGGCGGGAATCGCGCACGAGATCCGGAATCCGTTGGCGACGATCAGCGGGTCCGTTCAGGTCCTTCAAGCGGAGCTTTCGGTCGGCGGAGAGAATGCCAGGCTTCTCGAGATCGTGGTGCGCGAGTCGGACCGCCTGCATCGGATCGTCGAGGACTTCCTCTCCTTTGCGCGTACGGGCCCGACGGAGCGCCGTCCGGTCGATATCACCGCGCTCCTCGAGGAGATTCGGGACCTCGCCGCGGCTCACCCGAAGCGGGGATCCGGTGTCACGATCCGCTTCGATCCGCCTGGGGAGCGCTTCACGGTGCGCGGGGACGCCGAACAGCTCCGCCGCGTTCTTCTCAACCTCGTCACGAACGCTCTCGAGGCGATGGGGGAGAGGGGAACGCTCGCGGTGCGAACTCAAGCGGTTCGCGCGTTCCAGGCATCTCCGGAAAACGATCCGGTATCCGCCGTGGCCCTCTCGGTTTCGGACACGGGGCCCGGAATTGGGGCGCGAGCGCGGGCCGATCTCTTTCGCCCCTTCTTCACGACGAAGAAGGGAGGCGTCGGGCTTGGGCTACCGCTCGCGCAGAAGATCGTGGTGAGCCACCAGGGGAAGATTGACGTAAGAAGCGATCACGAGGGAACCACCTTCACGGTTCTTCTCCCGAGAGAGGAAACCGCAGTTCGTTCCGGCGCTCGTCCGGCGGCGGAAAGCCCGTGCGGCGCTTCCGCGCGGACGATCGGAACGGGAAAGAAGAACGAGGAATCGCCGTCATGA
- a CDS encoding type II secretion system F family protein, giving the protein MTVTYAWKGKTATGEIVSGETAVENRKELGNVLRKRRVIATEVKEKKTRAKGKKRGSVKTNDLAVFTRQFATMINAGLPIVQCLDTLAKQVTKERFRDAIQQVTRDVETGSTLAEGLAKHKSIFPDLYIAMVEAGESGGILDEILQRLSIFLEKLDALKRKVKTAMIYPSVVLTVAVLATVFMLVFIIPTFAKMFSDFGGTLPLPTRIVMGASGFLRGQWYLLVAALAAGIFLFNRYRATEKGRLRIDTILLRVPAIGDILRKAAVARFTRTLGTLIASGVPILDGLGITARTAGNMVVHNAIMQTRVSIREGQTIAEPLRVSGVFPPMVVQMIAIGEETGALDEMLGKIADFYEAEVDAAVEGLTSIIEPLMIVLMGGMVGGMVVAMYLPIFKMVNVIMANQ; this is encoded by the coding sequence ATGACGGTAACCTATGCGTGGAAGGGGAAGACGGCGACGGGTGAGATCGTCTCGGGGGAGACCGCCGTCGAGAACCGGAAGGAGCTCGGGAACGTTCTCCGGAAGCGGCGGGTGATCGCGACCGAGGTGAAGGAGAAGAAGACGCGCGCGAAGGGGAAGAAGCGGGGATCGGTCAAGACGAACGACCTTGCGGTCTTCACGCGCCAATTCGCCACGATGATCAACGCGGGCCTCCCGATCGTGCAGTGCCTCGACACGCTCGCGAAACAGGTCACAAAGGAGCGCTTCCGCGACGCGATCCAGCAGGTCACGAGGGACGTGGAAACCGGCTCCACGCTCGCCGAGGGTCTCGCGAAGCACAAGTCGATCTTCCCCGACCTCTACATCGCGATGGTGGAGGCGGGCGAGTCGGGAGGCATCCTGGACGAGATTCTCCAGAGGCTCTCGATTTTTCTCGAAAAGCTGGACGCGCTGAAGAGAAAAGTGAAGACCGCGATGATCTATCCGTCGGTGGTCCTCACCGTCGCCGTGCTCGCGACGGTCTTCATGCTGGTGTTCATCATCCCGACCTTCGCGAAGATGTTCAGCGATTTCGGCGGCACGCTTCCGCTTCCGACTCGGATCGTGATGGGGGCGAGCGGCTTCCTGCGAGGCCAGTGGTACCTCCTCGTGGCGGCACTCGCGGCGGGGATCTTTCTCTTCAACCGCTACCGAGCGACCGAGAAGGGGCGGCTTCGAATCGACACGATTCTTCTTCGGGTTCCGGCGATCGGCGACATTCTGCGCAAGGCGGCGGTCGCCCGCTTCACGCGGACTTTGGGGACGCTCATCGCGAGCGGCGTGCCGATTCTGGACGGTCTTGGCATCACCGCGCGGACGGCCGGGAACATGGTCGTTCACAATGCGATCATGCAGACCCGTGTCAGCATCCGCGAGGGACAAACGATCGCGGAACCTCTTCGCGTCTCGGGGGTCTTCCCGCCGATGGTGGTGCAGATGATCGCGATCGGCGAGGAGACGGGCGCTCTCGACGAAATGCTCGGCAAGATCGCCGACTTCTACGAGGCGGAGGTCGACGCGGCGGTCGAGGGGCTCACCTCGATCATCGAGCCGCTCATGATCGTTCTCATGGGAGGCATGGTGGGCGGGATGGTGGTCGCCATGTACCTTCCGATCTTCAAGATGGTCAACGTCATCATGGCGAACCAGTAG
- a CDS encoding type IV pilus twitching motility protein PilT, with translation MPSLRVLLEEMLERNASDIHLSAGHPPQLRIDGDLTSSRTAEPLGPEAVLQLAYSILTEDQRKRFEKDKELDLSFGIRGVSRFRANVYMQRGSVSVAIRRIPFEILSFEELGLPPIVQELAQKPKGLILVTGPTGCGKSTTLASIIDKINEERRSHIITIEDPIEYVHRNKSSTIDQREVGADTVSFHAALKYVLRQDPDVILIGEMRDLETIQAALTIAETGHLALATLHTNSAAESINRIVDVFPAGQKNEVQAQLAFVLEGVICQQLVPRSYGPGRVLIAEVLVCTPAIRAVIREGKIHQVYGMMQASAKFGMQTMNQSLFHAIRRRMLSREAALERSQDPRELEQMLGRADAPVASRA, from the coding sequence ATGCCGTCGCTTCGAGTGCTGTTGGAGGAGATGCTGGAAAGGAACGCGTCGGACATCCATCTTTCCGCCGGGCATCCGCCGCAGCTCCGCATCGACGGAGATCTGACGTCGAGCCGGACGGCGGAACCGCTCGGCCCCGAGGCGGTTCTCCAGCTCGCGTACTCGATCCTCACTGAGGATCAGAGGAAGCGCTTCGAGAAGGACAAGGAGCTCGACCTCTCGTTCGGAATCCGGGGAGTCTCCCGCTTCCGCGCGAATGTTTATATGCAAAGAGGTTCGGTCTCCGTCGCGATCCGGCGCATTCCGTTCGAGATCCTCTCGTTCGAGGAGCTCGGGCTTCCGCCGATCGTGCAGGAGCTCGCCCAGAAGCCGAAGGGGCTCATTCTCGTGACCGGGCCGACCGGGTGCGGGAAGTCGACCACCCTCGCGTCGATCATCGACAAGATCAATGAGGAGCGCCGGTCGCACATCATCACGATCGAGGATCCCATCGAGTACGTGCACCGGAACAAGTCCTCGACGATCGACCAGAGGGAGGTCGGCGCCGACACCGTCTCCTTCCACGCCGCCCTCAAGTACGTCCTCCGGCAAGATCCGGACGTGATCCTGATCGGCGAGATGCGCGACCTCGAGACGATCCAAGCGGCGCTCACGATCGCGGAAACCGGCCATCTCGCGCTCGCGACGCTCCACACGAACTCGGCGGCGGAATCGATCAATCGAATCGTCGACGTCTTTCCGGCCGGCCAGAAGAACGAAGTCCAAGCCCAGCTCGCTTTCGTTTTGGAGGGAGTGATCTGCCAGCAGCTCGTCCCGCGGAGCTACGGCCCGGGCCGGGTTCTCATCGCGGAGGTTCTCGTCTGCACGCCGGCGATCCGCGCCGTCATCCGCGAAGGGAAGATTCATCAGGTCTACGGCATGATGCAGGCGAGCGCGAAGTTCGGGATGCAGACGATGAACCAGTCGCTCTTCCATGCGATCCGGCGGCGGATGCTCTCTCGGGAGGCCGCTCTCGAGCGGAGCCAGGATCCGCGCGAACTCGAGCAGATGCTCGGGCGAGCCGATGCGCCGGTCGCGTCCCGAGCGTAA
- a CDS encoding CvpA family protein produces the protein MDTFRTLGVIDILIAILLLLFLIHGFRRGFLRSLFGLLAIGAGWIIASRFHLALAMRWSTSRPEAEIALRLGVFLLLFVITALAVRLVGLAITGVISGTPLSLIDRLLGGVCGVGIGAVFLGALFLVATIYFPGGARVLAGSKFHQPLIEVVRVLSNTMPREMKDRLHRFEPRRIPSSAADKTEQDA, from the coding sequence ATGGATACTTTTCGAACCCTCGGCGTCATCGACATCCTGATCGCTATCCTTCTCCTGCTTTTCCTGATCCACGGTTTCCGGCGCGGGTTTCTCCGCTCGCTCTTCGGGCTTCTCGCCATCGGCGCCGGCTGGATCATCGCCTCGCGCTTCCACCTCGCGCTCGCGATGCGCTGGAGCACGTCGCGTCCGGAGGCGGAGATCGCGCTTCGTCTCGGCGTGTTTCTCCTTCTCTTCGTCATCACCGCCCTCGCCGTGCGGCTCGTCGGTCTGGCGATCACGGGCGTCATCTCGGGAACCCCGCTCTCCCTGATCGACCGGCTGCTCGGAGGGGTCTGCGGCGTCGGGATCGGCGCGGTCTTTCTCGGCGCCCTCTTTCTCGTCGCGACGATCTACTTCCCCGGAGGCGCGCGCGTCCTTGCGGGCTCCAAGTTCCACCAACCGCTCATCGAGGTGGTCCGCGTCCTGTCGAACACGATGCCGCGGGAGATGAAGGACCGCCTCCATCGCTTCGAACCGAGAAGGATTCCGTCGTCCGCGGCGGACAAGACCGAACAAGATGCTTGA
- a CDS encoding phosphomannomutase/phosphoglucomutase codes for MNPEIFREYDIRGVVEKDLPPEHVRRIARGIGTYVKRRHEGEVVVGRDVRLSSESLCAQVIEGLNACGLDCVDIGMVPTPLLYYAATRGGEDSFAAGLMITGSHNPPEFNGFKICHGTTPIFGPDIQVIRALVEKGEFEKGSGTVRRMDVREDYIEEIVRGIRIPRKVRLVVDSGNGTGGPIAVPIFRKLGCEVISLFEEPDGRFPNHHPDPTVPKYIQTLIRTVRESGSELGVGYDGDSDRIGAVDEKGEILFGDTLTGIFARSVLRSNPGATIVFDVKCSKGLVEAIEEAGGRPLMWKTGHSHLKRKMKEERGPFAGEMSGHVFFADRYYGYDDAIYASCRLVEIVANEGRPLSAIAAEIPRYFSTPEIRIDCPDAVKFQVVEKVRDRFRATHEVIDIDGARIDFGDGWGLLRASNTQPVLVLRFEAKSADALARIRRTVGDALRGHVSVPDEVFA; via the coding sequence ATGAATCCGGAGATCTTTCGCGAGTACGACATTCGGGGGGTGGTCGAGAAGGACCTTCCGCCGGAACATGTCCGGCGGATCGCCCGCGGGATCGGGACCTACGTGAAGCGCCGCCACGAGGGAGAGGTGGTGGTCGGGCGCGACGTCCGCCTCAGCTCGGAATCCCTCTGCGCGCAGGTGATCGAGGGCCTGAACGCGTGCGGGCTCGATTGCGTCGACATCGGCATGGTCCCCACGCCGCTCCTCTACTACGCGGCGACGCGCGGCGGAGAGGATTCGTTCGCGGCCGGCCTCATGATTACGGGGAGCCACAACCCGCCCGAGTTCAACGGTTTCAAGATCTGTCACGGGACGACGCCGATCTTCGGGCCGGACATCCAGGTGATCCGCGCGCTCGTGGAGAAGGGGGAGTTCGAGAAGGGGAGCGGCACGGTTCGCCGGATGGACGTGCGCGAGGACTACATCGAGGAGATCGTGCGCGGCATCCGGATCCCGCGCAAGGTCCGCCTCGTCGTCGATTCGGGCAACGGGACCGGGGGGCCGATCGCCGTCCCGATCTTCCGCAAGCTCGGCTGCGAGGTGATCTCCCTCTTCGAGGAGCCGGACGGCCGCTTCCCGAATCATCACCCCGACCCGACCGTTCCGAAATACATCCAGACGCTGATCCGGACGGTCCGCGAGAGCGGGAGCGAGCTCGGCGTCGGTTACGACGGTGATTCGGACCGGATCGGGGCGGTCGACGAGAAGGGAGAGATCCTCTTCGGCGACACGCTGACCGGCATCTTCGCACGCTCGGTTCTTCGATCGAACCCGGGCGCGACGATTGTTTTTGACGTCAAGTGTTCGAAGGGTCTCGTCGAGGCGATCGAGGAGGCGGGCGGAAGGCCGCTCATGTGGAAGACGGGCCATTCGCACCTCAAGCGGAAGATGAAGGAGGAGCGCGGTCCCTTCGCGGGGGAGATGAGCGGCCACGTCTTCTTCGCCGACCGCTACTACGGCTACGACGACGCGATCTACGCCTCCTGCCGCCTCGTCGAAATCGTCGCGAACGAAGGGCGGCCGCTCTCCGCGATCGCGGCCGAAATCCCGCGCTACTTCTCGACCCCCGAGATCCGAATCGACTGCCCGGACGCGGTGAAGTTCCAGGTCGTCGAGAAGGTGCGGGACCGTTTCCGCGCGACGCACGAGGTGATCGACATCGACGGGGCGCGGATCGACTTCGGGGATGGGTGGGGGCTTCTTCGCGCCTCGAACACGCAGCCGGTTCTCGTTCTTCGGTTCGAGGCGAAGAGCGCCGATGCGCTCGCGAGGATCCGCCGAACGGTCGGGGATGCGCTTCGCGGGCACGTTTCCGTTCCGGACGAGGTGTTCGCCTGA
- a CDS encoding mannose-1-phosphate guanylyltransferase, with translation MRFAGTFPFRTRCSPEMIAVILAGGSGTRFWPVSRASEPKQFLPLLGGRSLLAETVARVLPLVPAERIFVVTGGSFTERARREAPMLPAENVIGEPTGRNTAPAIVLAVARADRGGGSDEVMVVLPADHAIGDVPLFHETLRAGEEFCRTEKALLTLGIRPARPETGYGYLEIGERRAVRRGRAVHEVARFVEKPNRETAERFFASGRHLWNSGIFLWRMDAIEEALLRHVQGARAAIAAFRAASAEDLYPVLEETYPKLPALSIDYAVMEKASNIAAIGADFAWNDVGSWSALGDLLPRDAEGNEVDGRHVGLDTRGSVIRSGGRLIATIGLDGVVVVETDRAVLVCPRERAQDVRALVEKLRALGLEDEL, from the coding sequence ATGCGCTTCGCGGGCACGTTTCCGTTCCGGACGAGGTGTTCGCCTGAGATGATCGCCGTGATTCTCGCGGGGGGGAGCGGCACGCGCTTCTGGCCGGTCTCCCGCGCGTCGGAGCCGAAGCAGTTCCTCCCCCTTCTCGGCGGCCGCTCGCTTCTCGCCGAGACGGTCGCCCGCGTTCTCCCCCTCGTTCCGGCGGAGAGGATCTTCGTGGTGACGGGAGGGTCGTTCACGGAGCGGGCGAGGCGCGAGGCGCCGATGCTCCCCGCGGAGAACGTGATCGGAGAGCCGACGGGAAGGAACACGGCGCCGGCGATCGTTCTGGCGGTCGCGCGCGCCGATCGGGGAGGCGGCTCAGACGAGGTGATGGTTGTCCTTCCCGCCGACCACGCGATCGGAGACGTCCCCCTCTTTCACGAGACGCTCCGCGCGGGCGAGGAGTTCTGCCGAACCGAGAAGGCGCTTCTCACGCTGGGGATTCGGCCGGCGCGCCCAGAAACCGGCTACGGATATCTCGAGATCGGCGAGCGGCGCGCCGTCCGGCGCGGCCGCGCGGTGCACGAGGTGGCGCGCTTCGTGGAGAAGCCAAACCGCGAGACGGCGGAGAGGTTCTTCGCGTCGGGACGGCATCTCTGGAACAGCGGGATATTCCTCTGGCGGATGGACGCGATCGAGGAGGCCCTTCTCCGGCACGTTCAGGGAGCGCGGGCCGCGATCGCGGCGTTTCGCGCGGCCTCCGCCGAGGATCTCTACCCGGTTCTCGAGGAGACATACCCGAAGCTCCCCGCGCTCTCGATCGACTACGCGGTGATGGAGAAGGCTTCGAACATCGCCGCGATCGGCGCCGATTTCGCGTGGAACGACGTCGGGAGCTGGAGCGCGCTCGGCGATCTCCTTCCGCGCGACGCGGAGGGGAACGAGGTCGACGGGCGGCACGTCGGCCTCGACACGCGCGGCTCGGTCATCCGCTCGGGAGGACGTCTGATCGCGACGATCGGGCTCGACGGGGTTGTCGTCGTCGAGACCGACCGCGCGGTTCTGGTCTGTCCGAGAGAGCGCGCGCAGGACGTGCGGGCCCTCGTGGAGAAGCTCCGCGCGCTCGGCCTCGAAGACGAGCTCTGA
- a CDS encoding PHP domain-containing protein produces MGEIFADLHLHSDFSDGLVPPPELLIRAGYAGLSVIALTDHDTLDGIEPMIAASRKGAPEVVPGLELSCTEGNDEVHILGYWVDPDHRRLRAELARMREKRIRRAETIIDRLRTYQIDLDLEDVMGLTRNGLVGRPHIAEALVRGGWAPDTESVYRKYIGDGKPAAVPKRFLTPLDGIDLIREAGGIASVAHPGVSRVEDLLPELAGEGLAALEVWHPKHSQRDIERFQTVSRRLGLVPTGGSDYHGFEFGATILGHYGLTEERFLRLRLAVGR; encoded by the coding sequence TTGGGAGAGATCTTCGCGGACCTGCATCTTCATTCCGACTTCTCCGACGGGCTCGTCCCTCCCCCCGAGCTGCTCATACGGGCCGGATACGCCGGGCTCTCGGTCATCGCCCTGACCGACCACGACACCCTCGACGGAATCGAGCCGATGATCGCCGCCTCGCGGAAAGGCGCTCCGGAGGTGGTCCCCGGCCTCGAGCTCTCGTGCACGGAGGGGAACGACGAGGTCCACATCCTCGGCTACTGGGTCGATCCGGACCACCGGAGGCTTCGCGCCGAGCTCGCGCGGATGCGCGAAAAGCGAATCCGCCGCGCCGAGACGATCATTGACCGGCTCCGGACCTATCAAATAGATTTGGACCTCGAAGACGTGATGGGGCTCACGCGGAACGGGCTCGTCGGGAGGCCGCACATCGCCGAGGCGTTGGTGCGGGGCGGATGGGCCCCGGACACGGAGAGCGTCTATCGCAAGTACATCGGGGACGGCAAGCCGGCGGCGGTGCCGAAGCGCTTCCTGACCCCTCTCGACGGGATCGATCTCATTCGGGAGGCGGGGGGAATCGCGTCGGTCGCGCACCCCGGCGTCAGTCGCGTGGAGGATCTGCTCCCGGAGCTGGCGGGAGAGGGCCTGGCCGCGTTGGAGGTGTGGCATCCGAAGCACTCGCAACGGGACATCGAGCGTTTCCAGACCGTCAGCCGGCGGCTGGGACTCGTTCCGACCGGCGGCTCGGACTACCACGGTTTCGAGTTCGGGGCGACCATCCTCGGCCACTACGGGCTCACCGAAGAGCGCTTCCTTCGCCTCCGCCTCGCGGTCGGCCGTTAG